CGCACCTCCGTCGCGATCTACACGATCCTGATCGGCGCCGTGCTGTTCGGCTACTTCCTCGCCATCACCCAGACGCCGCAGAAGATCACCGCCTTCCTCGTCGCGCTCGATTTCGGCGCCTACGGCACGCTGGCGCTGATCCTCGGCTTCTTCCTCATCATGGGCTGCATCCTGGATGCGATGGCCATGATCATCCTGCTTGTGCCGATCGTCTTCCCTGTGATCCTGCATCTCGGCTTCGATCCGATCTGGTTCGGCGTCATCATCGTCATGACGGTCGAGCTCGGGCTGATCACACCGCCCGTCGGCATGAACGTCTTCGTCATCAACACCATCGCGCGCGAGGTCAATCTGGTGACCATCTTCAAGGGCGTCTTCCCCTTCGTGATGACCGACATCGTCCGGCTGATCCTGCTGATCGTCTTCCCGGCGATCGTGCTCTTCCTGCCCATGACCATGAAGTGACTTCGCATGACCGCCCTCGCCAGACCCGAACTCGTCCACCTCTGCGACCTGACCGTCGATCTGGGAAAGCCATTGGAACTCGGCGACGCGCCGCGCGGCAAGCGGCGCATCATCCCGATCGTCGGGGGAAAGGTCGAGGGCGAGCGGCTCTCCGGCCGCATCCTGAACCTCGGTGCCGACTGGCAGACCATCATGGCGGACGCCAATGCCGAACTCGACACGCGCTACGCGATCGAGACGCATGACGGTGCGCTGATCGACATCCGCAATTTCGGCTATCGCCATGGACCGGCCGACGTGCTGGCGGCGGTGGGGCGCGGCGAACCGGTCGACCCGGCGCTCTACTACATGCGCACGCTGCCGCGCTTCGAGACCGGCGATCCGCGCTACGGCTGGCTCAACCGTCTGATCTGCGTCGGCACTGGAGCGCGCCTGGCGGCGGCAGTCGTCATCTCGGTCTACGAGGTGAAATGACCACGCGGGAGACCAGGACCGGACGCGCCGGCAAGGGCATCGACGCCCTCGCGAAGACGTCCGGCCGCCTCGAGGTCCCGCCGATGGCCACCATCATCGGCTACAAGCTCAGACGTGCGCAGCTCTACGTCTTCCAGGATTTCATCGAGACCTTCGCGCGCATGAAACTGCGCCCGGCGGAGTTCTCGGTCCTCGCCATCATCGCCGAGACGCCGGGGCTCAAGCAGTCCGAGATCGCCGAGATGCTGGGCGTCAAGCGGGCCAACTTCGTCGCGCTGATGGACAACCTGGAGAAGCGCGGACTGGCGGAGCGCCGCAAGGCGCAGACCGACCGCCGTTCCCATTCCGTCCACCTCACCGACGAAGGCGCCCGCTTCGTGCGCAGGATGACGGCCATGTGGGCAGAACACGAAAACCGCCTGATCGAGCGCCTCGGCGGCGCCGCCGAACGCGACCGCCTGATCGAACTGCTCGACCGGCTTCTCAGCCCGCCGACGGGCGAGGCGCCGCTTCCGGAGACCTGACGCACGGCAGCCGTCGCCCGCCACGTCGCGGCAACCGCCCCCGACCCGCACCTCGTGATCTACCGTGACGGCGGCCACATGCTCGTCGGCCATGATGCGGATGTCTGGTCGGCGATCAGGGCATTCCTGACGGTCCCCCACGGGATCGACGAGGCTATGCGCCCCGCAGTGCCGCAGCCACCGCGTCCGGAATCGCGAACCCCTTGATGCGGTCCGGGTTGTCCGGATCCCGGCCAGCCCAGACGCGCGTCTCGTGCGCCTCGATCGCCAGCGCTTCGCCCTTCAGCACCCGATGCCTGACGTCGAAGCTGGAGCGCCGGACATCTCCAGCGGTCGTCTCGATCGTGATCACGTCGCCGTAGCGGGACGGCAGGATGAACTTGGCACCCGTATCGACCATCGGCGTGCCGACGATGCCGTAGGCCTTCGTCCAGGCGATCTTCTTCATGCCCGTCGCCTTCTCCAGGAGATAGGCGGTCGAGGCGTCGAACAGGGCGAAATAGCGCGGGTAGAAGACGATGCCCGCGGCGTCGCAGTCGCCCCACTCGATCTCGACGTCGCGACGGTTGACCAGCATGGCGGCTTCCTTCCCCTTCGCGATGCGGACCCGCTCTCAGCCCTTGCGGTTCGCCACCAGCACGTGAAGCGGCGCCGGGTCCGTGTACAGATCCTCGACCAGCTTCGCCCGCGTC
The nucleotide sequence above comes from Aquibium microcysteis. Encoded proteins:
- a CDS encoding MarR family winged helix-turn-helix transcriptional regulator → MTTRETRTGRAGKGIDALAKTSGRLEVPPMATIIGYKLRRAQLYVFQDFIETFARMKLRPAEFSVLAIIAETPGLKQSEIAEMLGVKRANFVALMDNLEKRGLAERRKAQTDRRSHSVHLTDEGARFVRRMTAMWAEHENRLIERLGGAAERDRLIELLDRLLSPPTGEAPLPET
- a CDS encoding acyl-CoA thioesterase; the encoded protein is MLVNRRDVEIEWGDCDAAGIVFYPRYFALFDASTAYLLEKATGMKKIAWTKAYGIVGTPMVDTGAKFILPSRYGDVITIETTAGDVRRSSFDVRHRVLKGEALAIEAHETRVWAGRDPDNPDRIKGFAIPDAVAAALRGA
- a CDS encoding DUF3237 domain-containing protein, which produces MTALARPELVHLCDLTVDLGKPLELGDAPRGKRRIIPIVGGKVEGERLSGRILNLGADWQTIMADANAELDTRYAIETHDGALIDIRNFGYRHGPADVLAAVGRGEPVDPALYYMRTLPRFETGDPRYGWLNRLICVGTGARLAAAVVISVYEVK